From the Hallerella porci genome, one window contains:
- a CDS encoding glycosyltransferase family protein, whose amino-acid sequence MMTEKPFWLFCAGEDSGDILGKEIVQEILGKGFVAIGVGGIRMQSAGLLSVIPFDDLPVNGFFDVLRHFKILRRHFAKLSALLQNENCQGLVAIDYPGFNLKLMQQAIAQNKKVIYVEPPQIWAWKPKRIQKFLSPEARKLVELRALYPIEIQAYEKFGLHVQKIPHPFSALPKISVKKNAKTILLFPGSRLSQAKRNLKLYAFIAYKLTSKNFQVKFVASRKNLQNFFVKKLHQKFPIILSPASAEERNSLFRSAAAVICGPGSAVVEAHLAETPILVASRIEPLTYLLGKFFLRTKYLSLPNIEAEIFGGSISIPEIVQCTFSSAEKQGKKVLDIAQERGIISLSKS is encoded by the coding sequence ATGATGACAGAAAAACCGTTTTGGCTTTTTTGTGCGGGCGAAGATTCGGGTGATATACTCGGAAAAGAAATTGTCCAAGAAATTTTAGGAAAAGGATTTGTTGCGATCGGAGTCGGCGGTATCCGTATGCAATCAGCGGGACTTCTTTCGGTCATTCCGTTTGATGATTTGCCGGTCAATGGATTCTTCGATGTGTTGCGCCATTTTAAAATTCTGCGCAGACATTTTGCAAAATTATCCGCATTATTGCAAAACGAAAATTGCCAAGGTCTTGTCGCAATTGATTATCCCGGATTCAATTTGAAATTGATGCAACAAGCGATTGCGCAAAATAAAAAAGTCATTTATGTTGAACCGCCGCAAATTTGGGCGTGGAAACCGAAACGCATTCAAAAATTTCTTTCTCCCGAAGCGCGGAAACTCGTAGAATTGCGGGCGCTTTATCCGATAGAAATTCAAGCGTATGAAAAATTCGGATTGCACGTACAAAAAATTCCGCATCCCTTTTCTGCTTTGCCAAAAATTTCCGTCAAAAAAAATGCAAAAACGATTTTGCTTTTTCCAGGAAGTCGTCTTTCTCAAGCGAAGCGCAATTTAAAATTATACGCATTTATTGCATATAAATTAACTTCTAAAAATTTTCAAGTAAAATTTGTCGCATCGCGGAAAAATTTGCAAAATTTTTTTGTGAAAAAATTACATCAAAAATTTCCAATCATTCTTTCTCCCGCTTCTGCTGAAGAACGCAATTCTCTTTTTCGCTCGGCTGCAGCTGTCATTTGTGGGCCTGGTTCCGCTGTCGTCGAAGCGCATCTCGCCGAAACTCCGATTCTTGTGGCATCGCGCATTGAACCGCTTACCTATCTTCTCGGGAAATTTTTTCTTCGCACAAAATATTTATCGCTTCCCAATATCGAAGCTGAAATTTTCGGCGGTTCCATTTCCATTCCCGAAATCGTGCAATGCACATTTTCTTCTGCAGAAAAACAAGGAAAAAAAGTTTTAGACATCGCACAAGAACGTGGAATTATTTCGCTTTCGAAATCCTAA